Proteins encoded by one window of Chondromyces crocatus:
- a CDS encoding tetratricopeptide repeat protein: MKVGVVAIAGLIAATAWGGLGCSRHRQEAVILANAADKEVTVNPEGAANKYDQATKLDPTNHRIFFKLAMAYKKREEWDKTASTLSRATQLAPKFANYWFERGWALEQQAKKKTISYEEAKEPYQKCIENDPNFADCYSQLGNVNLWTDDEQKALENFTKAVEHNPSEVRYYSQLADLYIRLGYLQEAEQVLKEAKSMAKQGDKYLFGVHNLLAQVLQERNDLAGMVSELEAAKSVAPAEGPESVLILWSLGSTYAKLEPPRKQEAIQMLKGFSNRACKGSKAAVYKTECETSNSLLAKLGGQGT, encoded by the coding sequence ATGAAGGTTGGAGTAGTTGCGATAGCTGGTCTGATAGCAGCAACCGCTTGGGGCGGCCTCGGATGCAGTCGTCATCGTCAGGAAGCGGTAATTTTGGCAAACGCAGCCGACAAGGAAGTGACCGTCAACCCCGAAGGGGCTGCTAACAAGTACGACCAGGCGACGAAACTGGACCCGACCAACCACCGAATCTTCTTCAAGCTGGCGATGGCCTATAAGAAGCGAGAAGAGTGGGACAAGACAGCATCGACCCTGAGTCGTGCTACCCAGCTCGCACCCAAATTCGCGAATTATTGGTTCGAGCGCGGTTGGGCTCTCGAGCAACAGGCGAAGAAAAAGACGATTTCCTACGAAGAGGCTAAAGAGCCCTATCAGAAGTGCATTGAGAACGATCCAAACTTCGCTGATTGCTACTCTCAGCTAGGAAACGTCAATCTCTGGACAGATGATGAGCAGAAGGCGCTGGAAAACTTCACGAAAGCCGTGGAGCACAATCCCAGTGAGGTGCGATACTATTCGCAGCTTGCCGACCTCTATATTCGCCTCGGGTATCTCCAAGAGGCAGAACAAGTGCTCAAAGAGGCAAAGTCAATGGCCAAACAGGGAGACAAGTATCTCTTCGGGGTGCACAACCTGTTGGCCCAAGTTCTACAGGAACGCAATGACCTAGCGGGCATGGTTTCAGAGCTGGAAGCCGCGAAATCCGTTGCTCCGGCAGAGGGGCCAGAGTCTGTGCTCATCCTATGGAGCCTCGGAAGCACATATGCGAAGCTGGAGCCACCGCGTAAGCAAGAGGCAATCCAGATGTTGAAAGGCTTCTCCAATCGCGCCTGCAAAGGCTCCAAAGCGGCAGTTTACAAGACGGAGTGTGAAACCTCCAACTCGTTGCTGGCAAAGCTAGGCGGTCAGGGAACTTGA
- a CDS encoding helix-turn-helix domain-containing protein: protein MGPYPIELRQRILDAYDRGEGSVRELASLFDVAPNTVQSYITRRKRTGNVSPTPQTKRGPDPSIGEDGLKLLRMLVSAQNDRTIDEYIALYEAETHSHVSRSVMVRALKRAGLVRKKRHYVPANKTGLRFNERGKRFGAARVGMAPPN, encoded by the coding sequence ATGGGTCCGTATCCGATCGAGCTCCGCCAACGCATTCTGGATGCCTACGACCGCGGCGAGGGCAGCGTGCGCGAGCTTGCCTCCCTGTTCGACGTCGCTCCAAACACGGTCCAGAGCTACATCACGCGGCGGAAACGCACGGGGAATGTCTCCCCGACGCCTCAGACCAAACGAGGCCCAGACCCCAGCATTGGAGAAGACGGCCTGAAGCTCTTGCGCATGCTCGTCTCGGCCCAGAACGACCGAACGATCGACGAGTACATCGCGCTATATGAGGCCGAAACGCACAGCCATGTGAGTCGTTCCGTCATGGTGCGGGCGCTGAAGCGAGCCGGGCTCGTCCGAAAAAAAAGACACTACGTGCCAGCGAACAAGACCGGCCTCCGGTTCAACGAGCGAGGCAAGCGTTTCGGCGCCGCGCGCGTCGGCATGGCCCCACCAAACTGA
- a CDS encoding transposase yields the protein MNLGQTRRYGRAQQGQRACGHAPAKTDPNITLTIGLSLQGIVAPLAFEGATNGVTFETYVRTQLAPQLHPGDVVIADGLGSHRMRSVRQAVHDCGAHYWILPPYSPDLSPVEEAGSKIKHFIRAEGPRTTADVYEALGQALGSISSTDAAGWFGHRAAYAYPRTKPSGPPL from the coding sequence GTGAACCTCGGGCAAACACGACGCTATGGTCGAGCGCAGCAGGGGCAACGGGCTTGCGGACATGCTCCGGCCAAAACCGATCCCAACATCACGCTGACCATCGGATTGTCGCTGCAAGGCATCGTGGCTCCCTTGGCCTTTGAAGGTGCGACGAACGGCGTGACCTTCGAAACGTACGTTCGTACCCAGCTCGCTCCGCAACTGCACCCAGGCGATGTCGTCATCGCCGATGGTCTTGGTTCCCACCGAATGCGCAGCGTGCGCCAAGCCGTTCATGACTGCGGCGCTCACTACTGGATCTTGCCGCCCTACTCACCGGATCTCAGTCCCGTCGAGGAGGCAGGCTCTAAGATCAAACACTTCATCCGAGCGGAAGGTCCTCGTACGACGGCTGATGTCTACGAGGCCCTCGGCCAAGCGCTGGGCAGCATCTCTTCAACGGATGCGGCTGGATGGTTCGGGCATCGCGCGGCGTACGCCTATCCTCGTACCAAACCATCTGGGCCGCCGCTCTAG
- a CDS encoding IS701 family transposase, translated as MQPNHLALEVPVPDMVIVGSFLAQLQPFASLFTARTFRTFQVLACGWVLALGRHTVTMAVRAANATQWKHIRSFHRFFSKARWGLDQLGLMLVRRIDLRVTKDLPLVVALDDTLGRRTGKTVAFASMHRDPLRSTKVRPVFSWGHLWVVLGITVRLFDKIFCLPVFFRLYRSKKVRARYKTTYRTMPELGAELVALVAKAVPHRALVVLGDGAYSNHLLVEHRPANVTVVGRSRLDAAIYAAPPPRQPGQMGRPRVRGVKLPAPGLQADAKGAPWQSLEVFVYGRTVSVNAVGLPQVLRQLCTGPVGPIQATRQRSKANPLDDLCHKRPTDPRGRSERSADSKAFKSLVAPSREPTSHRTLVHQQIGRDL; from the coding sequence GTGCAACCCAACCACCTTGCACTGGAGGTCCCCGTGCCGGACATGGTGATCGTAGGTAGCTTCCTCGCGCAGCTGCAACCCTTCGCGTCGCTGTTCACCGCCCGCACCTTCCGCACCTTCCAGGTCCTGGCGTGCGGCTGGGTCTTGGCGCTCGGTCGACATACCGTCACCATGGCCGTGCGGGCGGCCAATGCCACGCAGTGGAAGCACATCCGCAGCTTTCACCGCTTCTTCTCCAAGGCCAGATGGGGACTCGACCAGCTTGGCTTGATGCTCGTGCGTCGCATCGACCTGCGGGTGACCAAAGACCTGCCGCTGGTGGTGGCGCTCGACGACACGCTGGGACGACGTACCGGAAAGACCGTCGCCTTCGCGTCGATGCATCGTGATCCACTGCGTTCGACCAAGGTGCGGCCGGTCTTCTCTTGGGGCCACCTGTGGGTCGTGCTCGGTATCACCGTGCGGCTGTTCGACAAGATCTTCTGCTTGCCTGTGTTCTTTCGGCTCTATCGCAGCAAGAAAGTGCGCGCGCGATACAAGACGACCTACCGCACCATGCCCGAGCTTGGAGCCGAGCTCGTCGCGCTCGTTGCCAAAGCGGTGCCCCACCGTGCTCTCGTCGTGCTCGGCGATGGCGCCTACAGCAATCACCTGCTCGTCGAGCATCGACCGGCCAACGTGACCGTCGTGGGTCGGTCGCGCCTGGATGCAGCCATCTATGCAGCCCCGCCACCTCGACAACCGGGCCAGATGGGAAGACCCCGGGTGCGAGGGGTCAAACTGCCAGCGCCAGGGCTGCAAGCCGACGCCAAGGGAGCACCTTGGCAGTCACTCGAGGTGTTCGTCTATGGGAGGACCGTATCCGTCAACGCCGTGGGTCTTCCACAGGTGCTGCGCCAGCTCTGCACTGGTCCAGTTGGCCCGATTCAGGCAACACGCCAGAGGTCCAAGGCGAACCCACTCGATGACCTCTGTCACAAGCGGCCTACGGATCCGCGCGGTCGCTCCGAGCGCTCAGCGGATTCGAAGGCCTTCAAGTCGCTTGTCGCGCCAAGCCGCGAGCCAACGTCGCACCGTACGCTCGTCCACCAGCAGATCGGCCGCGATCTGTAG
- a CDS encoding helix-turn-helix domain-containing protein — protein MVHLELSSRESTQLEEIFQTTTDRRFHNRVQAILMTHRGRTRLQIAADLLVDERTVRRWLAAWRDKRLEGLRIR, from the coding sequence ATGGTTCATCTCGAGCTCAGCAGCCGGGAGAGCACTCAACTCGAGGAGATCTTCCAGACCACAACCGACCGCCGCTTCCACAATCGGGTTCAGGCCATCCTGATGACTCATCGGGGCCGCACACGGCTACAGATCGCGGCCGATCTGCTGGTGGACGAGCGTACGGTGCGACGTTGGCTCGCGGCTTGGCGCGACAAGCGACTTGAAGGCCTTCGAATCCGCTGA
- a CDS encoding tetratricopeptide repeat protein: MRTLATITTILGVAFAIGCGGGGATSAPAKDAAGKGVIDGKGNAVSVEAANKFKAGLQAIAQHDRSNDWNDGACQSTADLFLTAAKEQGDRTFSEALYNAGLAYQRCKKDADAKKTFEEVLQKDPKFHPARVQVALYNFASSGEKDVDRAIAEMRQAAVVDAQYKNVEALVHLALLYMRRGNSVADGDGPNDFQRAKRFIQSALAVDDGFMPAFNQLAIYYLESAKQKAGRSTGKRVAATAGAKEKKVDTQALELAHLVCSQAIRKNASYAPIFNTFGMIYVEMGNLNNAVGSFNTARSLDPSFFEAQMNYAAVNLQFRGYKQAEDAYRGALKIRPSDYDAHLGLALALRGQIDDANFDKMVAAASAELDSAKKIAPDRAEAYYNEAILTQEYKAKAGGKEAEPVLLQAKSLFGQFVQKAGSAAEFADTAKRAKERMEEIDQIITFNRQTAEEQKRAEAEAKQLAAEQEAAAEATGETQ; this comes from the coding sequence GGAGTCATCGATGGCAAGGGGAACGCCGTTTCCGTAGAGGCTGCGAATAAGTTCAAAGCAGGTCTACAGGCGATTGCGCAGCATGACAGAAGCAATGATTGGAATGATGGCGCGTGCCAGTCTACGGCTGACCTCTTTCTGACTGCAGCAAAAGAGCAGGGCGATAGAACGTTCTCGGAAGCGCTATACAACGCAGGCCTAGCGTATCAGCGGTGCAAGAAAGACGCTGATGCGAAGAAGACGTTCGAAGAGGTCCTCCAAAAGGATCCAAAGTTCCATCCTGCAAGAGTGCAGGTGGCGCTCTACAACTTTGCGAGCTCCGGCGAGAAAGATGTAGACCGTGCGATCGCCGAAATGAGGCAGGCTGCGGTAGTCGATGCGCAGTACAAAAACGTAGAAGCTTTGGTCCATCTCGCGCTCCTTTATATGAGGCGCGGAAACAGCGTCGCTGATGGCGACGGGCCAAATGATTTCCAGAGGGCGAAGCGCTTCATACAAAGTGCATTGGCCGTCGATGACGGTTTCATGCCGGCCTTCAATCAGCTCGCCATCTATTATCTCGAGAGTGCGAAACAGAAGGCGGGTCGTTCCACCGGGAAACGAGTGGCCGCGACTGCGGGGGCCAAGGAGAAGAAGGTCGATACACAGGCTCTTGAGCTTGCGCACCTCGTTTGCTCGCAAGCCATTCGGAAGAATGCGAGCTACGCTCCCATTTTCAATACCTTCGGCATGATCTATGTCGAAATGGGTAATTTGAACAATGCGGTCGGTTCATTTAACACCGCACGGAGTCTTGACCCATCGTTCTTTGAAGCACAGATGAACTATGCAGCAGTGAATCTACAGTTCAGAGGCTACAAGCAAGCGGAGGATGCGTATCGGGGGGCGCTGAAGATCCGCCCGAGCGATTACGATGCGCATCTCGGCTTGGCCTTGGCACTGAGGGGACAGATTGACGACGCCAACTTTGATAAGATGGTGGCGGCTGCAAGCGCAGAATTGGACTCTGCGAAGAAGATCGCTCCTGATCGAGCTGAGGCCTACTATAACGAAGCCATTCTGACTCAAGAGTATAAGGCTAAGGCAGGAGGTAAAGAGGCCGAGCCGGTCTTGTTGCAAGCGAAATCGCTTTTCGGTCAGTTTGTCCAGAAAGCAGGCAGTGCTGCCGAATTCGCAGATACTGCGAAGCGTGCGAAGGAACGGATGGAGGAGATCGATCAGATCATCACGTTCAACCGCCAGACTGCTGAAGAGCAGAAGCGAGCAGAAGCGGAAGCCAAGCAGCTCGCAGCGGAGCAAGAGGCCGCGGCGGAAGCGACAGGTGAGACTCAGTAA